Proteins encoded by one window of Oligoflexia bacterium:
- a CDS encoding bifunctional methionine sulfoxide reductase B/A protein, translated as MNLIIKSVLFILISMNSYALENNALSSTWSGPNNYKKPSKEELKGKLTQEQYTCTQEEGTEKPFQNAYWDNKADGIYVDLVSGEPLFSSIDKYDSGSGWPSFTKPIEADHLTFKTDTKLGAERTEVRSKYGDSHLGHVFDDGPKEAGGKRYCMNSAALNFIPLNKLKEKGYGQYLFLFAKIKNWEVATLSGGCFWGVEEILRKEVGVIETQVGYIGGKSTNPNYKSVKSGQTGHVEAVQILFDSKKKSYENLLVLFFRLHDPTTKNRQGNDVGTQYRSSIFYSNEDQRLTSEKMKIRVEASGVWKKPVLTEIVKAKQFWRAEDFHQKYLEKKPKGYTCHYVRDYKF; from the coding sequence ATGAACTTAATCATCAAATCTGTTTTATTCATTTTGATTTCTATGAATAGTTACGCATTAGAAAATAACGCGCTGAGTTCCACTTGGAGTGGGCCAAATAACTATAAAAAACCTTCCAAAGAAGAACTTAAAGGCAAACTCACTCAAGAGCAGTATACGTGCACACAAGAAGAAGGAACTGAAAAACCTTTTCAAAATGCATACTGGGATAACAAAGCTGACGGCATATACGTCGATCTTGTCAGTGGAGAACCGTTGTTTAGTTCAATAGACAAATATGACTCTGGATCTGGATGGCCAAGCTTTACAAAACCTATTGAGGCAGATCATCTTACTTTTAAAACGGATACTAAATTAGGGGCCGAGAGAACAGAGGTACGTTCAAAGTATGGTGATTCTCACTTAGGTCATGTATTTGATGATGGTCCAAAAGAAGCTGGTGGAAAACGTTATTGCATGAATTCTGCTGCTCTAAATTTTATTCCGTTAAATAAACTTAAAGAAAAGGGTTATGGGCAATATCTATTTCTCTTTGCAAAAATTAAAAATTGGGAAGTCGCAACTCTTTCTGGTGGGTGTTTTTGGGGAGTGGAGGAGATACTTCGAAAAGAAGTTGGAGTGATAGAAACACAAGTTGGATATATTGGTGGTAAATCAACCAATCCTAATTATAAATCCGTAAAGTCAGGACAAACCGGCCACGTCGAAGCTGTGCAAATTCTGTTTGATTCGAAAAAAAAATCTTATGAAAACTTACTTGTACTATTTTTTAGATTACATGATCCAACAACAAAAAATCGGCAGGGTAATGATGTTGGCACTCAATACCGCTCTTCAATTTTTTATAGTAATGAAGACCAGCGTTTGACCTCAGAAAAAATGAAAATTAGAGTTGAAGCTTCAGGAGTTTGGAAAAAACCTGTTCTAACTGAAATTGTAAAAGCTAAACAATTTTGGAGAGCAGAAGATTTTCATCAAAAATACTTAGAGAAAAAACCAAAAGGTTATACGTGCCATTATGTTAGAGACTATAAATTCTGA
- a CDS encoding peroxiredoxin-like family protein has protein sequence MWGEKTKLESNGSKLLFIGNGPPMMIQAFKEDLGITLPVYTDPGLSVFEMAGFKRSMTSTLGPKSIMKALALKKQGHIQKGVQGDPWQQGGVLAIDTNSNILFHYASQNVGDFPEINQLVNI, from the coding sequence TTGTGGGGCGAGAAAACTAAACTTGAAAGTAACGGATCCAAGCTGCTCTTTATCGGCAATGGTCCACCTATGATGATCCAAGCTTTCAAAGAAGATCTTGGAATCACACTCCCTGTTTATACTGATCCAGGTTTAAGTGTTTTTGAAATGGCAGGATTCAAACGCAGCATGACTAGCACACTAGGCCCAAAATCAATTATGAAAGCATTAGCATTAAAAAAACAAGGCCACATTCAAAAAGGCGTTCAAGGCGATCCGTGGCAACAGGGCGGCGTATTAGCAATCGATACCAATAGTAATATTTTATTTCATTATGCTAGTCAGAATGTGGGGGATTTCCCTGAGATAAACCAGCTTGTAAATATATAA
- a CDS encoding matrixin family metalloprotease, which yields MKITKSNLIKAVFFNIIFFQSIPHAFTLALPNPGMLGWDRRPLSININATNCPSNISLAPIVDSAAQTWNTVPTSNMTVRTGGPATSTIGQLTSEVTYDTPVITCSSNFQADTGLDANSSSAAAYVTLSGNKIVHGYILLNVQTGSQGHISNLNPSRLVIIIAHEIGHILGLGHSDDSKALMYFDVSAKTKSTLARDDMDGVTYLYQRNEPPDGIFGCGLIKNQTPKFTPLWLLLILFPLFVNFYLRNIQIMNLNMLFFILTMFALPAHGFNSNDLWKKVKETKYSIEMKKIFNEWELGKLAFKKNEESFLIQPIPTPGNDTYIGLYAKILIPAKLTTVIEVLKDTLNYINVYEDIHDIKLLEAKDDDTQLHWAFKGPMGTKTKYQTVQRIKLINNTKAVLIYGFAESEDLSAADGIILLQEKNNKTELISFDFFDADWGMLAKLFKSEIWKESCISNSKTNFTIRDLSAHIERGEKKTNYIKKFSAPDLNKAKQYCHKTVDRANQKTFETLILDILDSNINKK from the coding sequence ATGAAAATTACAAAATCAAATTTAATTAAGGCCGTGTTTTTCAATATAATTTTCTTTCAAAGCATTCCACATGCTTTTACGTTAGCGTTACCGAACCCTGGAATGTTAGGTTGGGATCGACGCCCACTCTCCATAAATATAAATGCAACAAACTGCCCATCAAATATTAGCTTAGCACCTATTGTCGATTCAGCGGCTCAAACATGGAACACAGTGCCCACGAGTAATATGACAGTTCGAACCGGAGGCCCAGCAACCTCTACTATCGGCCAACTTACATCAGAAGTAACTTATGACACTCCTGTAATTACTTGCTCTTCAAATTTTCAAGCCGACACAGGGCTAGATGCAAATTCCAGTTCTGCCGCAGCATATGTAACTCTTAGTGGGAACAAAATTGTACATGGATATATTTTGCTTAATGTTCAAACTGGTAGCCAAGGTCATATTAGTAATTTAAATCCATCACGACTTGTCATTATTATTGCCCATGAAATTGGTCACATTTTAGGATTAGGACATTCTGACGATTCAAAAGCATTGATGTATTTTGATGTTTCTGCAAAAACAAAATCAACCCTTGCTCGTGATGATATGGATGGCGTTACCTATCTCTATCAAAGAAACGAACCACCAGATGGCATTTTTGGCTGTGGATTAATAAAAAATCAAACACCAAAATTTACACCTCTATGGCTATTACTCATATTGTTTCCACTTTTCGTTAATTTTTATCTCAGGAATATTCAAATAATGAATTTAAATATGCTGTTTTTTATACTCACAATGTTCGCTTTACCAGCACATGGTTTTAACTCTAATGATTTATGGAAGAAGGTAAAAGAAACAAAGTATTCAATTGAAATGAAAAAAATATTTAATGAATGGGAGCTTGGGAAATTAGCATTTAAAAAAAATGAAGAAAGCTTTTTGATACAGCCAATACCAACACCAGGAAACGATACTTACATAGGTCTCTATGCAAAAATTTTAATACCCGCAAAACTAACTACAGTTATCGAAGTATTAAAAGACACTCTCAATTACATTAATGTCTATGAAGACATCCATGATATTAAACTTCTTGAGGCTAAAGACGATGACACTCAATTGCATTGGGCGTTTAAAGGCCCCATGGGCACTAAAACCAAATACCAGACTGTTCAAAGAATCAAACTCATCAATAACACAAAAGCAGTACTTATTTATGGATTCGCAGAAAGCGAGGATCTCTCTGCTGCAGATGGAATAATTCTGCTTCAAGAAAAAAATAATAAAACAGAACTTATTTCTTTTGATTTTTTTGATGCCGACTGGGGAATGTTAGCCAAACTTTTTAAGTCTGAAATTTGGAAAGAAAGTTGTATTAGTAATTCTAAAACAAATTTTACTATTAGAGATTTAAGCGCACACATTGAAAGAGGTGAGAAAAAAACAAATTATATTAAAAAGTTTTCCGCTCCCGATTTGAACAAGGCAAAACAATACTGCCATAAGACTGTCGATCGCGCGAATCAAAAAACTTTTGAAACTTTGATTTTGGATATCCTCGATTCAAATATAAATAAGAAATAA
- a CDS encoding response regulator, which yields MPKALINVKKKNIVIIDDSEAVRDSLKYYFESHGAVVYTASQIERVRTLLLGLITENTLPDLVIVDIILPECFGLSALRVINDITRDFHIPILVVSSGFNKLAIAQMKLHDVVAYIEKPVLLEKLYKFTLDLLSDLENANPKTSTNNIQNNLKAVS from the coding sequence ATGCCAAAGGCACTAATTAACGTAAAAAAGAAGAATATTGTCATCATCGATGATAGCGAAGCAGTTCGTGATTCTTTAAAGTATTATTTTGAAAGCCATGGCGCCGTTGTTTATACAGCGTCTCAAATCGAACGTGTTCGGACTCTACTCCTAGGGCTTATTACTGAGAACACCCTACCCGACTTAGTTATTGTCGACATCATCTTACCAGAATGTTTTGGTTTGAGTGCCCTACGTGTGATCAATGATATTACAAGAGACTTTCATATACCTATCTTGGTTGTTTCTTCTGGATTTAATAAATTAGCTATTGCTCAAATGAAACTTCATGACGTTGTGGCTTATATTGAAAAACCAGTTTTATTAGAAAAACTTTATAAATTCACTCTTGATTTACTCAGCGATCTTGAAAACGCCAATCCTAAAACCTCTACCAATAATATACAAAATAATTTAAAAGCCGTTTCATAA
- a CDS encoding DNA polymerase — protein sequence MKSGGTISQSQEVRWLFVDLNSYFASVEQQMRPELRGKPVGVLPVMTDRTCCIAASYEAKAFGIKTGTSVSEAKKLCPEIQFVEARHKIYVDYHHKIIQAVEACHPVTAVLSIDEMACRLGGRDQKVENAIKLAQEIKKNILRVGSELGCSVGLAPNRFLAKVASDMQKPDGLTIITLEDLPHKLYSLKLNDFPGIGRQMDKRLQARGIQTVSQLMSLPMHSLREIWGGVLGERFYQWLRGIDLELSTDSNKSLGHSHVLPPQLRNIRGAHVVGQKLLQKAAMRLRKIDAWASKMSLYIHYVDGTSWDEQAKILECQDTFTLLEAFNHLWAKQPKRNPIKVSVNLTDLILSQDRNFSFFDNNKRAILSRSMDKLIAQYGTSSIYFGSLHDITMATPTRIAFTSIPDFSLD from the coding sequence ATGAAGAGTGGAGGAACCATCAGTCAATCTCAAGAAGTTAGATGGCTTTTTGTCGATCTCAATTCTTATTTTGCATCGGTTGAACAGCAAATGCGTCCAGAATTGCGGGGAAAACCTGTAGGCGTTTTGCCTGTGATGACTGATCGTACGTGTTGTATTGCCGCTAGCTACGAAGCGAAGGCTTTTGGAATCAAGACGGGCACTTCTGTTAGTGAAGCAAAAAAACTTTGCCCCGAAATCCAGTTTGTAGAGGCAAGGCATAAGATCTATGTCGATTATCATCATAAAATTATTCAAGCTGTTGAAGCCTGTCATCCCGTAACAGCCGTTTTGTCTATTGATGAAATGGCTTGTCGTTTGGGTGGGCGCGATCAGAAGGTTGAAAATGCTATTAAGTTGGCTCAAGAAATTAAAAAAAATATTTTGCGTGTAGGAAGTGAGCTTGGTTGCTCTGTAGGACTAGCCCCAAATAGATTTTTGGCAAAAGTTGCTTCTGACATGCAAAAGCCTGATGGCTTAACGATTATCACGCTCGAAGATCTTCCCCATAAGCTTTACTCTTTAAAGTTAAATGATTTTCCTGGTATCGGGCGCCAAATGGATAAACGCCTCCAAGCGCGCGGTATTCAAACAGTGTCACAGCTTATGAGTCTGCCCATGCATTCTTTGCGAGAAATATGGGGCGGTGTTTTGGGTGAGAGATTTTATCAATGGCTTCGTGGTATTGATCTTGAGTTATCAACTGATAGTAATAAATCTTTGGGGCATTCTCATGTGCTGCCGCCACAATTGCGCAATATACGAGGGGCGCATGTTGTGGGGCAAAAGCTATTACAAAAAGCAGCCATGCGTTTAAGAAAAATCGATGCATGGGCGAGCAAAATGAGTTTGTACATACATTATGTCGATGGAACATCGTGGGATGAACAGGCAAAGATTTTAGAATGCCAAGATACGTTTACTCTTTTAGAGGCTTTTAATCATTTGTGGGCAAAACAACCAAAGCGAAATCCTATAAAAGTTTCTGTAAATTTAACTGATTTGATTTTGAGCCAAGATCGAAATTTTTCATTTTTCGATAATAACAAACGCGCTATTTTAAGTCGTTCAATGGACAAGCTCATTGCTCAATACGGAACTAGCTCTATTTACTTTGGAAGTCTTCACGATATCACCATGGCGACGCCGACACGTATTGCTTTTACGAGTATTCCTGATTTTTCACTGGATTAA
- a CDS encoding tetratricopeptide repeat protein, whose translation MPIAICLSRVWVWFNDETLWGDVIKKYPSTAKAHADLGTFYYIRNRFKEAKEEYHKSVVADPRYAMGHNNLAAMHERDGEHEAALEHYTKAVALDERSEFFHLNFAKFLTNTGNVEKANEHYLVALQIRPDYAPALNNLVINFLNLGRTNEAKNLFMRLSTIAGYEKQAQSALQAVHEKETSSSKK comes from the coding sequence TTGCCGATCGCTATTTGTTTATCCCGAGTATGGGTTTGGTTTAATGACGAAACTCTGTGGGGAGATGTCATAAAGAAATATCCCAGCACCGCAAAGGCACACGCTGATTTGGGAACCTTTTATTACATACGCAATCGTTTCAAAGAAGCCAAAGAAGAATACCATAAATCTGTTGTTGCAGACCCTCGCTATGCAATGGGCCACAATAACTTAGCCGCCATGCATGAAAGAGATGGCGAGCATGAAGCAGCTTTAGAACATTACACTAAAGCTGTGGCTCTTGATGAGCGCTCTGAATTTTTTCATTTAAACTTTGCAAAGTTTTTAACAAACACAGGCAACGTTGAAAAAGCAAATGAACATTATCTTGTAGCTCTGCAAATTCGCCCAGATTACGCCCCGGCCCTTAATAATTTAGTCATTAATTTTTTAAATTTGGGCCGTACCAATGAGGCAAAAAATCTTTTCATGCGTTTGTCTACAATTGCGGGCTATGAAAAACAGGCCCAAAGTGCCCTTCAAGCAGTTCACGAAAAAGAAACGTCTAGCTCTAAGAAGTAG
- a CDS encoding gliding motility protein, with the protein MFKKLKHKLHKIRLVIDPHARKKELSYILDNAKSETTLLERIIWLESLVDWIRASTQLPTEFETSTGQFQNARIRFLLQVLDRHHDWKKTVSENFRAILEETSGVQLFCQTGLVQEKGFFSEAATRILKVILPTPPHDKDLAELFNQIFKHKDDAAWITSLSPDVLNQIIALINFEALQSEDIFMNLKYSMTEALLILGSNNASLGLSHEIRQRLPQSFRIVQSPFILLNQSLVETVKNMHTMPDGPEILQLADRSHKHIENCRQLILGVFDQLEKSGVSVHLVYNLETLLDSLNRIDKLLKLLVTNSTSNSMSLVISFMADLAHQSAMNRTLSDLIYSNLHLLSRKIIERTGDSGEHYITKTKSEYFHMLLSAMGGGLLTVGTTVFKFGINKLKLPLFFEGLFSWINYSGSFILMQTFQFTLATKQPSMTASALAGKLTQLQDSQKVDEFIDEVARITRSQFAAILGNLGLVIPGAIAVDFLNVQLAGNHIINYEYANYVLESLHPYKSFTIPLAALTGALLWLSSMASGWLENWIVYRQLPAAISRHRRLTELFGEKTCQRLSHWFSYNVAAFGSNVSLGFLLAFTPIIGRFFGLPLDVRHVTLSTGAMTFAVCSLYDSRLPYTSLTWALVGIFFVGILNFGVSFALALGVAVRARNVNQSRFKQLLKASLKRIRQNPGQFLLPPKF; encoded by the coding sequence ATGTTCAAAAAGCTTAAGCACAAACTTCACAAGATTAGATTAGTAATAGACCCCCATGCGCGTAAAAAAGAGCTTTCCTACATTCTTGATAATGCAAAATCTGAAACAACACTTTTAGAACGTATTATTTGGTTAGAATCACTCGTTGATTGGATTCGAGCATCAACTCAACTCCCAACAGAATTTGAAACCAGTACTGGTCAATTTCAAAATGCACGCATTAGATTTTTACTTCAAGTATTAGACAGGCATCATGATTGGAAAAAAACTGTTTCCGAGAATTTTAGAGCCATTTTAGAAGAAACATCCGGCGTTCAATTATTTTGTCAGACAGGGCTCGTTCAAGAAAAAGGTTTTTTTAGCGAAGCAGCAACAAGAATTCTTAAAGTAATTCTCCCCACACCACCACATGATAAAGATTTAGCTGAACTCTTTAATCAAATATTTAAACATAAAGATGACGCCGCGTGGATCACATCTCTTAGCCCCGACGTCCTGAACCAAATCATTGCTCTCATTAATTTTGAAGCACTTCAGAGTGAAGATATTTTCATGAATTTAAAGTACTCCATGACTGAGGCACTTTTAATACTTGGTTCAAATAATGCTTCTCTTGGTTTATCCCACGAGATCAGACAAAGATTGCCTCAATCATTTAGAATTGTTCAATCTCCGTTTATACTTTTGAATCAATCATTAGTTGAGACCGTTAAGAATATGCATACTATGCCTGACGGCCCTGAAATTTTACAACTTGCCGATAGAAGTCATAAACACATCGAAAATTGCAGACAACTTATACTTGGAGTTTTTGATCAGCTTGAAAAATCAGGTGTTAGCGTTCATTTAGTTTATAATCTGGAAACGCTTCTTGATTCACTGAATCGAATTGATAAGCTTTTAAAACTTCTGGTTACAAATAGTACCTCCAATTCAATGAGTCTTGTGATTTCATTTATGGCTGATCTCGCACATCAAAGTGCCATGAATAGAACTTTATCAGATTTGATCTATAGTAATTTGCATTTACTATCGCGAAAAATTATTGAGCGCACAGGTGATTCAGGTGAACATTATATCACTAAAACAAAATCAGAATATTTTCACATGCTACTCTCTGCAATGGGAGGAGGGCTACTCACTGTTGGCACAACTGTTTTTAAATTTGGGATTAATAAACTAAAACTTCCCTTGTTTTTTGAAGGTCTGTTTAGCTGGATTAACTACTCCGGTAGTTTTATCTTAATGCAAACTTTTCAGTTTACACTTGCTACCAAACAACCCTCCATGACGGCTTCTGCTTTAGCAGGCAAACTCACACAACTTCAAGATTCACAAAAAGTAGATGAATTTATCGACGAAGTAGCCCGCATCACACGATCTCAATTCGCTGCGATATTAGGAAATCTAGGCCTTGTTATTCCAGGTGCTATCGCTGTTGATTTTCTCAATGTGCAACTCGCTGGTAATCACATTATAAATTATGAATATGCCAACTATGTGCTTGAATCACTTCACCCATATAAGAGTTTTACGATTCCTTTAGCAGCACTCACCGGAGCACTTTTATGGCTTTCGAGTATGGCCTCAGGTTGGCTTGAGAATTGGATTGTTTATAGACAACTTCCAGCAGCTATATCTAGGCATCGACGACTCACAGAATTGTTTGGAGAAAAAACCTGCCAGAGGCTTTCACACTGGTTTTCGTACAATGTTGCTGCCTTTGGATCAAATGTCTCATTAGGATTTTTACTGGCCTTCACGCCCATCATAGGACGTTTCTTTGGCCTTCCTTTAGATGTCAGACACGTTACTCTTTCTACGGGGGCAATGACTTTTGCGGTTTGCTCACTTTATGATTCAAGACTCCCCTACACCAGTTTAACATGGGCATTAGTTGGAATCTTTTTTGTGGGAATTCTAAATTTCGGCGTGAGCTTTGCTCTAGCGCTTGGAGTCGCTGTACGAGCTCGTAACGTCAATCAGTCTCGATTCAAACAACTTTTAAAAGCATCTTTAAAACGTATTAGACAAAATCCAGGACAGTTTCTACTCCCTCCAAAGTTTTAA
- a CDS encoding outer membrane beta-barrel domain-containing protein yields the protein MKALVVLIIGVLSLNSQAAEKINLKKDFDSLGGNAEIVGRAQALDPENQVKIVQNRTVDRNNRFELGVNYSMVSGGDTYMRTQNLGGNLDFHLTPSWSVGARYYKAYSSLTAEGQNIYDDANRRYSQGYKYNIPPIDYPIETGLLVVNWYPIYGKLNLFNLGVAHFDIYTLIGYGKMFLDSGSSDTYTAGGGVGFWWTQNIASRLEVRYQPYTDLLQGEKRHQDSVVFTASVGVLL from the coding sequence ATGAAAGCATTAGTTGTTTTAATTATCGGCGTTTTAAGCTTGAACTCTCAAGCGGCTGAAAAAATAAATCTAAAAAAAGATTTTGATTCTTTAGGGGGCAACGCAGAAATTGTTGGGCGAGCTCAAGCATTGGACCCTGAAAATCAAGTTAAGATTGTTCAAAATAGAACAGTTGATCGTAATAATCGCTTTGAATTAGGTGTGAATTACTCAATGGTTTCAGGTGGTGATACCTACATGCGCACACAAAATTTAGGTGGAAATCTTGATTTTCATTTAACTCCAAGTTGGTCAGTGGGTGCACGTTATTATAAAGCCTATAGCTCATTGACTGCCGAAGGCCAAAATATTTACGATGATGCAAATAGACGCTATTCTCAAGGTTATAAATACAATATTCCACCAATTGATTATCCAATTGAAACAGGTCTACTTGTAGTTAATTGGTATCCCATTTATGGAAAACTTAATTTATTTAATCTAGGTGTTGCTCATTTTGATATTTACACACTTATCGGTTACGGAAAGATGTTTTTAGATTCTGGAAGTTCCGACACCTATACAGCAGGTGGTGGTGTTGGCTTCTGGTGGACACAAAACATTGCTTCACGACTCGAAGTTCGCTACCAGCCGTATACTGATCTGCTTCAAGGTGAAAAACGTCATCAAGACTCTGTTGTATTCACAGCTTCTGTAGGTGTTTTATTATGA
- a CDS encoding AgmX/PglI C-terminal domain-containing protein has protein sequence MQGAFVLENKLGQVVRTFHWKSQTLSLVYREDTRRIVPVKNTDDLDDEGIPYTLLTSSTKEQVQSSNGVKVGSVGYLRWVPTIESQVLSPTVKTKEDDSVEDFKKALKWTSLILLLLLSLTMVVGYFFGPELPEEEHIVMITPRTKRAVEPMTTQMETPKSIAQQKPKTPKVAAVKTSPKAQAPVNTVGALGVLGSLNKSNQKGGLQLNAVAVSRGAGLGGTAGSGGVQTSFYGKGLVGAALGPGAKAQGLGGYGTKGKGGGRAGYGQLSLIGSSSAVYAPIEKDATIEGGLTMEQIAAVINRHLGEVRYCYERGIQSNPDVSGRLAIRFFIAGTGIVKSANTTSSSLRDVEIENCIVERLKTWKFPEPKGGATVKVDFPFVLKRTSQG, from the coding sequence ATGCAAGGCGCATTTGTTTTAGAAAATAAACTAGGTCAAGTCGTAAGAACTTTTCATTGGAAGAGTCAGACGTTGTCTCTTGTGTATCGTGAAGACACACGTCGAATTGTTCCTGTTAAGAACACAGACGATCTTGATGACGAAGGTATTCCCTATACATTGTTGACCTCTTCAACAAAAGAGCAGGTTCAATCTTCAAATGGAGTAAAAGTTGGCAGTGTTGGATATCTACGCTGGGTACCTACAATTGAATCACAGGTTTTAAGCCCAACTGTTAAAACTAAAGAAGACGATAGCGTAGAAGATTTCAAAAAAGCACTTAAATGGACATCACTGATTTTACTTTTGTTATTAAGTTTAACTATGGTTGTTGGTTACTTTTTTGGTCCTGAATTACCAGAGGAAGAACATATTGTAATGATCACCCCACGTACAAAACGTGCTGTTGAACCCATGACGACACAAATGGAAACACCAAAATCAATAGCACAACAAAAACCAAAAACACCAAAAGTAGCTGCAGTTAAAACATCTCCAAAGGCTCAAGCTCCAGTAAATACAGTGGGCGCACTTGGGGTTTTAGGAAGTTTAAATAAATCGAATCAAAAAGGTGGATTGCAATTAAACGCGGTCGCGGTTTCACGAGGCGCAGGTCTTGGCGGAACTGCAGGGAGCGGAGGAGTGCAGACTTCTTTTTATGGAAAAGGTCTTGTTGGTGCGGCACTTGGCCCCGGCGCAAAAGCGCAAGGACTTGGCGGCTACGGCACTAAAGGAAAAGGCGGAGGACGCGCTGGTTATGGACAATTAAGTCTAATCGGATCCTCCAGTGCGGTTTACGCACCCATCGAAAAGGATGCCACCATTGAAGGTGGACTCACCATGGAACAAATTGCTGCTGTGATTAATCGTCATCTCGGCGAAGTTCGTTACTGTTATGAACGAGGAATTCAGTCAAATCCTGATGTTTCAGGACGCTTGGCCATTCGATTTTTCATTGCAGGAACTGGAATAGTAAAATCGGCAAATACGACAAGTTCGTCATTGCGCGATGTTGAAATTGAAAATTGTATTGTGGAACGTTTGAAGACCTGGAAGTTTCCTGAGCCAAAAGGTGGAGCAACAGTAAAAGTTGATTTCCCATTTGTACTCAAGAGAACGAGCCAAGGTTGA
- a CDS encoding biopolymer transporter ExbD, which translates to MLEVSVLKNQILKNSMEQQSALRPKNGKKARSMLFNLSLTSLIDAFSILVIFLLINLTGSNNTIKLDKGMQLPTALQVNTLQMGTVVSVNKGHYFIDEKEISKDQITRKLYEIRKKLLADNTDGKDNIIIKADKKTEFASLNPIIMAGSQAGFQHFKFAVTQEATKK; encoded by the coding sequence GTGTTAGAAGTAAGTGTTTTAAAAAATCAAATACTGAAGAACTCAATGGAGCAGCAATCAGCATTGCGCCCTAAAAATGGCAAAAAAGCTCGATCAATGCTTTTTAACCTCTCTTTGACTTCACTCATTGATGCATTTTCTATCTTGGTTATCTTTTTGCTCATCAATTTAACTGGGTCAAATAATACCATCAAGCTTGATAAAGGAATGCAACTTCCAACAGCACTTCAAGTAAATACACTTCAAATGGGTACTGTCGTGAGTGTTAATAAAGGACATTATTTTATTGATGAAAAAGAAATTTCTAAAGATCAAATTACTCGTAAACTCTATGAAATTCGTAAAAAGCTTTTAGCAGATAATACTGACGGTAAAGATAACATTATCATTAAGGCTGATAAGAAAACAGAGTTTGCCAGTCTAAATCCTATAATCATGGCTGGTTCACAAGCAGGTTTCCAACATTTCAAATTTGCAGTCACTCAGGAGGCGACTAAAAAGTGA
- a CDS encoding biopolymer transporter ExbD, whose product MAFVTMGNKSKKELNFELNLIPFIDLLSTLICFLLVTVAWVHLGSMDTSQAFGPQDEKQTKPPAVWATLKSTGQIIFKLQNVSKRGNIPVEFEVQASNQKGIQNYLTALTKQIPEIKTAVVLPSQSTPYADIIQIMDNLKKGSIKDIGISPI is encoded by the coding sequence ATGGCTTTTGTAACAATGGGAAATAAATCAAAGAAAGAGTTGAATTTTGAACTCAATCTAATCCCATTTATCGACCTTTTATCTACGCTTATTTGTTTTCTATTAGTAACAGTTGCGTGGGTGCATTTAGGTTCGATGGATACCTCACAAGCTTTTGGTCCACAAGATGAAAAACAAACGAAGCCTCCAGCAGTTTGGGCGACATTGAAATCCACAGGGCAAATTATTTTTAAACTTCAAAATGTTTCAAAACGCGGCAACATACCAGTTGAATTTGAAGTACAAGCGTCAAATCAAAAGGGAATTCAAAATTATTTAACTGCCCTTACGAAGCAAATACCTGAGATTAAAACAGCCGTTGTGTTGCCTTCGCAGAGTACTCCCTACGCAGATATAATCCAGATAATGGATAATCTTAAAAAGGGTTCAATCAAAGATATTGGCATTTCGCCCATTTAA